In Cryptomeria japonica unplaced genomic scaffold, Sugi_1.0 HiC_scaffold_436, whole genome shotgun sequence, the following proteins share a genomic window:
- the LOC131871650 gene encoding pectinesterase inhibitor 4-like, whose product MASYRSGLLCAIMFVAIHGGWAQTSDTISNACSNALYTHFCVSKLSKASGALEADLTQLSVIAVRLSSEVAKPVSRFIEKLKKRNPNVSALEDCSDLLKDTREQLHDSQSELKQLSNVNFMEYVEDVLTRLSGVETNQDTCLSGLKESNVPATLVSSVKDNTDNLTMLISDALAVVSTLRQQGHI is encoded by the coding sequence ATGGCGTCCTACAGAAGTGGTCTCTTGTGCGCAATCATGTTTGTAGCAATTCATGGAGGCTGGGCTCAGACTTCCGATACAATTAGTAATGCCTGCAGTAATGCCTTATATACACACTTTTGCGTTTCAAAATTGTCCAAAGCTTCTGGGGCTTTGGAGGCAGATTTAACCCAGCTTTCTGTTATTGCAGTCCGTTTGTCTAGTGAAGTAGCGAAACCTGTTTCTAGGTTTATAGAAAAGCTCAAAAAAAGAAATCCCAATGTCTCGGCTCTTGAAGACTGCTCAGATCTGTTGAAGGATACAAGGGAACAGCTTCATGATTCACAGTCAGAACTAAAGCAATTGTCTAATGTCAATTTCATGGAATATGTAGAAGATGTGCTCACAAGGCTGAGTGGTGTGGAGACTAATCAGGATACATGTTTGAGTGGGTTGAAAGAAAGCAATGTTCCTGCAACCTTGGTTTCCAGTGTAAAAGATAATACAGATAATCTGACCATGTTGATTAGTGATGCTCTAGCTGTTGTTAGCACTCTTCGGCAACAGGGACACATTTGA